The proteins below come from a single Salinivibrio kushneri genomic window:
- a CDS encoding HAD family hydrolase, whose product MKNLFMLDVDGTLVDSCQMDHECFSEAVYEVTGLTVPDDWGGYTNVTDAGIIEELIDSHDLQREKIMLFREIKRVFTHKLANAIAHHGLKPLPGAVAFIDEMRHMPTVALAIATGGWEETARMKLKAAGFNIDGIVFSSCSDAMSRSEVMALAAFRAKQDYGVHFERRIYFGDGVWDKQATQSLNYEFVAVGDKVEHDVRVSDFTNPRAILGKLAIEESQRQYA is encoded by the coding sequence GTGAAAAATTTATTTATGTTAGACGTGGATGGCACGCTGGTCGACAGCTGCCAAATGGACCACGAGTGTTTTAGCGAAGCGGTTTATGAAGTCACCGGCTTAACTGTCCCAGATGATTGGGGTGGCTATACCAATGTCACGGATGCGGGGATCATTGAAGAGCTGATTGATAGCCATGATCTTCAGCGCGAAAAGATCATGTTATTTCGAGAAATAAAGCGCGTGTTTACGCATAAACTGGCTAACGCAATTGCTCACCACGGATTAAAGCCGTTGCCAGGTGCGGTAGCATTTATTGATGAGATGCGTCATATGCCGACCGTTGCCTTGGCGATTGCAACAGGAGGCTGGGAAGAAACCGCACGGATGAAACTCAAAGCCGCAGGTTTTAATATTGACGGTATTGTCTTTTCTTCTTGCTCAGATGCGATGAGTCGCAGCGAAGTGATGGCGCTGGCAGCATTCCGTGCCAAACAAGATTACGGCGTCCATTTTGAGCGTCGAATCTATTTTGGTGATGGCGTGTGGGATAAACAAGCCACACAATCTCTGAACTATGAGTTTGTTGCCGTCGGTGACAAAGTCGAGCACGACGTGAGAGTGAGTGATTTTACTAACCCACGCGCTATTTTAGGTAAACTTGCCATTGAGGAATCGCAGCGTCAATACGCATAG
- a CDS encoding alanine/glycine:cation symporter family protein, which translates to MPFFSQLPDIQTLLGTIDDWIWGPPLLLLLTGTGLFFTVRLGLLQLRRLPFALKQIFKPSNAKTQGDVSGFAALCTALSATIGTGNIIGVATAISLGGPGALFWMWLAAFLGMATKYAECLLAVKYRETDHKGNMLGGPMMYLSKGAGKPILAKLFALFGLGVACFGIGTFPQVNAISSAATHLFNIPTVAVAGLLTVLVALVTLGGVKSISAVAAKIVPVMAVFYVGACVWVLGANASQLPQAVSLVFESAFSGMAATGGFAGAGMMLAIQSGIARGVFSNESGLGSAPIAAAAAKTDSCVEQGLVSMTGTFIDTLVICTMTGLTLILTQSWSGELAGAAMTSHAFAVGMKSPVGPILVNIGLLFFAFTTILGWHYYGERCVAYLFGKKAIYIYKLFFIGLIASGAFIQLNTIWILADIVNGLMAIPNLIGLLLLRKVVIAETQAYFAAYDNRAASNTVPNQGNNAVVDTQ; encoded by the coding sequence ATGCCATTTTTTTCGCAACTACCAGATATACAGACACTTCTAGGCACCATTGACGACTGGATATGGGGGCCACCACTTCTTTTGCTACTTACCGGTACGGGGCTCTTTTTTACAGTACGGTTAGGGCTACTCCAACTCCGTCGCCTGCCGTTTGCGCTCAAGCAAATCTTTAAGCCGTCGAACGCCAAAACCCAAGGGGATGTTTCAGGGTTTGCGGCACTGTGTACAGCCTTATCCGCGACCATAGGTACCGGCAATATCATCGGCGTGGCCACGGCCATTTCTCTTGGGGGCCCAGGGGCACTGTTTTGGATGTGGCTCGCCGCCTTTTTGGGCATGGCGACTAAATACGCTGAGTGTCTACTCGCGGTGAAATACCGTGAGACTGACCACAAAGGTAACATGCTGGGCGGGCCGATGATGTACCTGTCTAAAGGCGCCGGTAAACCCATTCTTGCGAAGCTCTTTGCTTTATTTGGACTGGGAGTGGCATGCTTTGGAATTGGTACGTTTCCACAGGTGAACGCGATCAGCAGCGCGGCGACCCATTTATTCAACATTCCTACTGTCGCCGTTGCCGGACTTTTGACCGTGCTCGTCGCCTTAGTCACGCTAGGGGGAGTTAAATCCATTTCGGCAGTCGCCGCTAAAATTGTCCCAGTGATGGCGGTATTTTATGTCGGAGCCTGCGTGTGGGTTCTTGGGGCAAACGCTTCGCAATTGCCACAAGCAGTCAGTTTGGTTTTTGAGTCGGCCTTTAGCGGCATGGCAGCCACCGGCGGCTTTGCGGGTGCTGGCATGATGCTCGCGATTCAATCAGGCATTGCCCGTGGCGTGTTCTCTAACGAGTCAGGGCTTGGTAGCGCACCGATAGCTGCCGCTGCTGCTAAAACTGACTCCTGCGTAGAGCAAGGCCTGGTGTCAATGACCGGTACCTTCATTGATACCTTAGTGATTTGCACCATGACCGGACTCACCTTGATCCTCACGCAATCTTGGTCTGGCGAGCTTGCTGGCGCCGCCATGACTTCACATGCGTTTGCGGTGGGAATGAAAAGCCCTGTTGGCCCGATACTGGTCAACATTGGCCTATTGTTTTTTGCCTTTACCACCATTTTAGGATGGCACTATTATGGCGAACGCTGTGTCGCGTACCTGTTCGGCAAAAAAGCGATTTATATCTACAAGCTATTCTTTATCGGCTTAATTGCATCCGGTGCCTTTATCCAATTAAACACCATTTGGATACTGGCAGATATCGTTAATGGCTTAATGGCTATTCCTAACTTGATTGGCCTATTGCTGCTGCGCAAGGTGGTGATAGCGGAAACTCAAGCCTACTTTGCTGCCTATGACAACCGCGCAGCCTCAAACACTGTGCCTAACCAAGGCAACAATGCGGTGGTTGATACACAGTAA